Proteins found in one Sorghum bicolor cultivar BTx623 chromosome 1, Sorghum_bicolor_NCBIv3, whole genome shotgun sequence genomic segment:
- the LOC8063419 gene encoding protein ETHYLENE-INSENSITIVE 2 isoform X6, producing MAGTFNACIAGFTLLCFVLGLLVSQPKVPVNVNVMFPKLSGESAYSLMALLGANVITYGFYVHSSVVQVQRRSLAPTLGSLFHDHLFSVLFVFTGVFLVNYVLLSSAADESSNITLVNYQDGIELMNQMFESPVAPVLLLVILIFSSHIISLTSIIGSDVILKNTFGVKLPDSAHHLLLKGFAIIPCIYCGKVAGFEGIYQLLIICPVIQAMFLPSTVIPLIRISSSRLIMGCYKISLYVEILATLAFLLMLFANIIFVAEILFGDSTWTNNLKGNTGSGPVLLPYIVIVLTSFASIAFTLFLAVTPLKSASNEAENENLSVCSHSEALNIAHYREETSLESVPLEEVQWSSIAVAPRDSLEGHQKSALEYTECSDTATESDHDAQEPTSHRTVDPEAHLSPPAFRDEPKFVEVDWTEPMSIVCTDTIVEQSTAENIKVKSATEKIVPVEPDVCAQKDSEVSHDLEFDKSYGGKVPSFPSGGPPSLMLSRGDDTDAGNVSGFISKQSGLGRAARRQLAAILDEFWGQLFDYRGKLTQEANNKSFNYLIGLDLRAAGSAVRKDNLSIEASSNSMMRDVMQGSATVLNTWDSHDKDITNQDTGICLQVGTMGPPTWSQSMHLPNRDIPSSGRTFFEQNAKLFSNFHTPSYSSNQFYQPATIHGYQLANYLKGINASRNPYSSTPLDPWQPPRSSESAIPTYTGSAMNAHTHNLLGSFGDSSLQSPTLNRSSTMAVERSYYDPISIGGSDSVGSSANSKKYHSSPNISAVIAASRDALLNEASLGPAANLAYLTSLASEKSRYVDLAVRPSSPLTELSQHNVQREMLSTHSGTNTKTKFLWSQQPFEQLFGVLSSEVNRSEVNTGQGACSAMKDDFSYTQFEAELLKSLRFCIMKLLKLEGSEWLFRQNGGCDENLIDKVSETERVSQGGTSDDRDTSSVHRVPNCGDGCVWQASLIVSFGVWCIHRVLDLSRVESRPELWGKYTYVLNRLQGIIDPSLSNPRKPLMACACLLKAGSVGKPIPGSFITAAMILEVIKGVEQAVSGRKGRSGTAAGDVAFPKGKANLLSVLKRYKRRLGNKTPPRR from the exons ATGGCTGGAACATTCAATGCCTGCATAGCAGGCTTTACACTTCTTTGCTTTGTGCTTGGTTTATTAGTCAGTCAACCAAAGGTCCCTGTCAATGTGAATGTGATGTTCCCCAAGTTGAGTGGTGAGAGTGCTTACTCGCTGATGGCACTTCTTGGCGCAAATGTAATAACATACGGTTTTTATGTTCATTCATCGGTTGTTCAG GTGCAAAGAAGATCTCTAGCTCCTACCCTTGGTTCCCTGTTTCATGATCACCTGTTTTCTGTATTATTCGTATTTACTGGGGTTTTTCTTGTGAACTATGTTCTATTGAGCTCAGCAGCAGATGAATCCAGTAATATAACACTTGTTAACTATCAAGATGGTATTGAGTTAATGAACCAG ATGTTTGAGAGTCCTGTGGCACCAGTTTTGTTGTTAGTGATCCTAATCTTCTCAAGCCACATCATCTCGTTGACATCTATTATCGGTAGTGATGTGATTTTAAAGAACACTTTTGGTGTTAAACTGCCAGATTCTGCACATCATCTCCTACTTAAGGGTTTCGCCATCATTCCTTGTATCTACTGTGGAAAGGTCGCTGGTTTTGAAGGGATATATCAGTTACTTATTATCTGTCCAGTTATCCAGGCTATGTTCCTTCCTTCCACTGTTATCCCCCTTATCCGTATTTCCTCATCAAGATTAATCATGGGCTGCTACAAAATATCTTTATATGTTGAAATACTTGCCACTCTTGCATTTCTTCTTATGCTGTTTGCAAATATCATTTTTGTGGCGGAAATCCTGTTTGGTGATAGCACCTGGACAAACAACCTCAAAGGAAACACCGGATCCGGCCCTGTTTTACTTCCATATATTGTCATAGTCCTAACTTCTTTTGCAAGTATTGCTTTTACGCTATTCCTTGCTGTTACTCCACTAAAGTCAGCAAGTAATGAAGCTGAAAACGAGAATTTGTCTGTGTGCTCACATAGTGAAGCATTGAACATTGCTCACTATAGAGAAGAGACTTCTCTTGAAAGTGTTCCACTTGAAGAAGTTCAGTGGTCGTCTATTGCTGTTGCTCCGAGGGATTCGTTGGAAGGTCATCAGAAATCAGCTTTGGAGTATACCGAGTGTTCTGATACCGCTACAGAGTCTGATCATGATGCTCAAGAACCAACATCTCATAGGACagtggatcctgaagctcacCTCTCACCGCCTGCATTCCGTGATGAGCCAAAATTTGTTGAGGTTGACTGGACAGAGCCAATGTCAATAGTTTGTACTGACACCATAGTAGAACAAAGTACTGCAGAGAACATCAAAGTGAAGAGCGCGACTGAGAAGATTGTTCCAGTGGAACCAGATGTTTGCGCACAGAAGGATTCTGAGGTGTCACATGATTTGGAATTTGACAAGTCCTATGGAGGTAAGGTACCTTCTTTCCCTTCTGGTGGCCCACCATCTCTTATGTTGAGCAGGGGAGATGATACTGATGCTGGTAATGTCAGTGGTTTCATCTCAAAACAGTCTGGTTTGGGACGTGCAGCAAGGAGACAGTTAGCAGCAATTCTTGATGAGTTCTGGGGGCAACTTTTTGATTATCGTGGTAAACTTACACAAGAGGCCAACAATAAAAGCTTCAACTATTTGATTGGACTGGACTTGAGAGCAGCTGGTTCTGCTGTGAGGAAAGATAACCTATCAATTGAAGCTTCCAGTAACTCAATGATGAGAGATGTAATGCAAGGGTCAGCTACTGTATTGAACACATGGGATTCTCATGATAAAGATATCACTAATCAAGACACAGGTATCTGTCTGCAGGTGGGTACCATGGGTCCACCAACATGGTCTCAAAGCATGCATTTACCAAATAGAGATATTCCAAGTTCAGGCAGAACCTTCTTTGAGCAAAATGCTAAATTATTTTCAAATTTTCATACTCCATCTTACTCCAGTAACCAGTTTTATCAACCGGCTACCATTCATGGGTATCAGCTAGCAAACTATTTGAAAGGGATAAATGCAAGTCGAAATCCATACTCTAGCACTCCATTGGACCCATGGCAACCTCCTAGATCTTCTGAATCTGCTATTCCCACCTATACTGGCTCTGCAATGAATGCTCATACGCATAATCTCCTTGGTTCATTTGGAGATAGCTCTTTGCAAAGCCCGACATTGAACCGCTCAAGTACAATGGCAGTGGAAAGATCCTATTATGATCCTATCTCCATTGGTGGGAGTGATAGTGTTGGCTCATCTGCTAACTCAAAGAAGTACCACAGTTCACCTAACATATCTGCGGTAATTGCTGCGAGCAGAGATGCTTTGTTGAATGAAGCAAGTTTGGGTCCTGCTGCAAATCTAGCATACCTGACTAGTTTGGCATCTGAAAAATCACGGTATGTGGACTTAGCAGTCAGACCATCATCTCCACTTACTGAGTTGTCACAACATAATGTTCAGAGAGAGATGCTCTCTACACATTCGGGTACAAACACCAAAACCAAATTCCTTTGGTCCCAACAGCCATTTGAACAATTATTTGGTGTGTTAAGTTCAGAGGTGAATAGGAGTGAGGTGAACACTGGCCAGGGAGCATGTAGTGCCATGAAGGATGATTTCTCTTACACACAGTTTGAGGCAGAACTTCTTAAGTCTCTTAGATTTTGCATCATGAAGCTCTTGAAGCTGGAAGGATCGGAGTGGCTGTTTCGTCAGAATGGCGGTTGTGATGAAAATCTAATTGATAAAGTCTCTGAAACCGAGAGAGTTTCACAGGGAGGAACCAGTGATGACAGAGATACCAGTTCTGTGCACAGAGTGCCAAATTGCGGAGATGGTTGTGTTTGGCAGGCTTCActgattgttagttttggtgtctgGTGTATCCATCGGGTGCTAGACCTGTCCCGTGTGGAAAGTAGACCAGAACTTTGGGGCAAGTATACATATGTTCTCAACCGTCTTCAG GGAATCATTGATCCTTCACTCTCCAATCCCCGGAAACCCCTAATGGCGTGTGCATGCCTCCTGAAAGCAGGCTCGGTTGGCAAACCCATCCCCGGCAGCTTCATCACGGCAGCCATGATACTGGAGGTGATCAAGGGCGTGGAACAAGCCGTCTCAGGCCGCAAGGGCCGGAGCGGAACAGCAGCTGGAGATGTGGCCTTTCCCAAAGGGAAGGCGAACCTGCTCTCTGTGCTCAAGCGATACAAGCGCAGGCTTGGCAACAAGACGCCGCCTAGGCGGTAG
- the LOC8063419 gene encoding protein ETHYLENE-INSENSITIVE 2 isoform X2, which translates to MISVRSIESLAAGDGRPNLFRTLGPTLLISMGYIDLGKWLATMDAGSRFGYDQVLLVLLFNFSAILFQYQSICIGMVTGKNLKEEYSETINVVLSLQAGLSLIIAELTMVSGITVGFNLVFEYGGIITGLCFSSVVVYLLPHVISRLGRRMAGTFNACIAGFTLLCFVLGLLVSQPKVPVNVNVMFPKLSGESAYSLMALLGANVITYGFYVHSSVVQVQRRSLAPTLGSLFHDHLFSVLFVFTGVFLVNYVLLSSAADESSNITLVNYQDGIELMNQMFESPVAPVLLLVILIFSSHIISLTSIIGSDVILKNTFGVKLPDSAHHLLLKGFAIIPCIYCGKVAGFEGIYQLLIICPVIQAMFLPSTVIPLIRISSSRLIMGCYKISLYVEILATLAFLLMLFANIIFVAEILFGDSTWTNNLKGNTGSGPVLLPYIVIVLTSFASIAFTLFLAVTPLKSASNEAENENLSVCSHSEALNIAHYREETSLESVPLEEVQWSSIAVAPRDSLEGHQKSALEYTECSDTATESDHDAQEPTSHRTVDPEAHLSPPAFRDEPKFVEVDWTEPMSIVCTDTIVEQSTAENIKVKSATEKIVPVEPDVCAQKDSEVSHDLEFDKSYGGKVPSFPSGGPPSLMLSRGDDTDAGNVSGFISKQSGLGRAARRQLAAILDEFWGQLFDYRGKLTQEANNKSFNYLIGLDLRAAGSAVRKDNLSIEASSNSMMRDVMQGSATVLNTWDSHDKDITNQDTGICLQVGTMGPPTWSQSMHLPNRDIPSSGRTFFEQNAKLFSNFHTPSYSSNQFYQPATIHGYQLANYLKGINASRNPYSSTPLDPWQPPRSSESAIPTYTGSAMNAHTHNLLGSFGDSSLQSPTLNRSSTMAVERSYYDPISIGGSDSVGSSANSKKYHSSPNISAVIAASRDALLNEASLGPAANLAYLTSLASEKSRYVDLAVRPSSPLTELSQHNVQREMLSTHSGTNTKTKFLWSQQPFEQLFGVLSSEVNRSEVNTGQGACSAMKDDFSYTQFEAELLKSLRFCIMKLLKLEGSEWLFRQNGGCDENLIDKVSETERVSQGGTSDDRDTSSVHRVPNCGDGCVWQASLIVSFGVWCIHRVLDLSRVESRPELWGKYTYVLNRLQGIIDPSLSNPRKPLMACACLLKAGSVGKPIPGSFITAAMILEVIKGVEQAVSGRKGRSGTAAGDVAFPKGKANLLSVLKRYKRRLGNKTPPRR; encoded by the exons TGTTCCGTACCCTTGGGCCAACACTCCTGATTTCAATGGGGTATATTGACCTTGGAAAGTGGTTGGCGACTATGGACGCTGGATCTCGATTTGGGTATGATCAAGTGTTGCTGGTGCTGCTTTTCAATTTCTCAGCCATTCTATTCCAGTATCAATCAATTTGTATTGGTATGGTCACTGGGAAGAATCTTAAAGAG GAGTACAGTGAGACAATAAATGTTGTTCTTAGTCTTCAGGCAGGGCTGTCCTTGATTATTGCAGAACTAACAATG GTTTCAGGCATAACAGTTGGTTTCAACCTTGTTTTTGAATATGGTGGTATTATAACAGGCCTATGTTTTTCAAGTGTTGTAGTCTATCTGCTGCCACATGTTATCTCCCGTCTG GGCAGGAGGATGGCTGGAACATTCAATGCCTGCATAGCAGGCTTTACACTTCTTTGCTTTGTGCTTGGTTTATTAGTCAGTCAACCAAAGGTCCCTGTCAATGTGAATGTGATGTTCCCCAAGTTGAGTGGTGAGAGTGCTTACTCGCTGATGGCACTTCTTGGCGCAAATGTAATAACATACGGTTTTTATGTTCATTCATCGGTTGTTCAG GTGCAAAGAAGATCTCTAGCTCCTACCCTTGGTTCCCTGTTTCATGATCACCTGTTTTCTGTATTATTCGTATTTACTGGGGTTTTTCTTGTGAACTATGTTCTATTGAGCTCAGCAGCAGATGAATCCAGTAATATAACACTTGTTAACTATCAAGATGGTATTGAGTTAATGAACCAG ATGTTTGAGAGTCCTGTGGCACCAGTTTTGTTGTTAGTGATCCTAATCTTCTCAAGCCACATCATCTCGTTGACATCTATTATCGGTAGTGATGTGATTTTAAAGAACACTTTTGGTGTTAAACTGCCAGATTCTGCACATCATCTCCTACTTAAGGGTTTCGCCATCATTCCTTGTATCTACTGTGGAAAGGTCGCTGGTTTTGAAGGGATATATCAGTTACTTATTATCTGTCCAGTTATCCAGGCTATGTTCCTTCCTTCCACTGTTATCCCCCTTATCCGTATTTCCTCATCAAGATTAATCATGGGCTGCTACAAAATATCTTTATATGTTGAAATACTTGCCACTCTTGCATTTCTTCTTATGCTGTTTGCAAATATCATTTTTGTGGCGGAAATCCTGTTTGGTGATAGCACCTGGACAAACAACCTCAAAGGAAACACCGGATCCGGCCCTGTTTTACTTCCATATATTGTCATAGTCCTAACTTCTTTTGCAAGTATTGCTTTTACGCTATTCCTTGCTGTTACTCCACTAAAGTCAGCAAGTAATGAAGCTGAAAACGAGAATTTGTCTGTGTGCTCACATAGTGAAGCATTGAACATTGCTCACTATAGAGAAGAGACTTCTCTTGAAAGTGTTCCACTTGAAGAAGTTCAGTGGTCGTCTATTGCTGTTGCTCCGAGGGATTCGTTGGAAGGTCATCAGAAATCAGCTTTGGAGTATACCGAGTGTTCTGATACCGCTACAGAGTCTGATCATGATGCTCAAGAACCAACATCTCATAGGACagtggatcctgaagctcacCTCTCACCGCCTGCATTCCGTGATGAGCCAAAATTTGTTGAGGTTGACTGGACAGAGCCAATGTCAATAGTTTGTACTGACACCATAGTAGAACAAAGTACTGCAGAGAACATCAAAGTGAAGAGCGCGACTGAGAAGATTGTTCCAGTGGAACCAGATGTTTGCGCACAGAAGGATTCTGAGGTGTCACATGATTTGGAATTTGACAAGTCCTATGGAGGTAAGGTACCTTCTTTCCCTTCTGGTGGCCCACCATCTCTTATGTTGAGCAGGGGAGATGATACTGATGCTGGTAATGTCAGTGGTTTCATCTCAAAACAGTCTGGTTTGGGACGTGCAGCAAGGAGACAGTTAGCAGCAATTCTTGATGAGTTCTGGGGGCAACTTTTTGATTATCGTGGTAAACTTACACAAGAGGCCAACAATAAAAGCTTCAACTATTTGATTGGACTGGACTTGAGAGCAGCTGGTTCTGCTGTGAGGAAAGATAACCTATCAATTGAAGCTTCCAGTAACTCAATGATGAGAGATGTAATGCAAGGGTCAGCTACTGTATTGAACACATGGGATTCTCATGATAAAGATATCACTAATCAAGACACAGGTATCTGTCTGCAGGTGGGTACCATGGGTCCACCAACATGGTCTCAAAGCATGCATTTACCAAATAGAGATATTCCAAGTTCAGGCAGAACCTTCTTTGAGCAAAATGCTAAATTATTTTCAAATTTTCATACTCCATCTTACTCCAGTAACCAGTTTTATCAACCGGCTACCATTCATGGGTATCAGCTAGCAAACTATTTGAAAGGGATAAATGCAAGTCGAAATCCATACTCTAGCACTCCATTGGACCCATGGCAACCTCCTAGATCTTCTGAATCTGCTATTCCCACCTATACTGGCTCTGCAATGAATGCTCATACGCATAATCTCCTTGGTTCATTTGGAGATAGCTCTTTGCAAAGCCCGACATTGAACCGCTCAAGTACAATGGCAGTGGAAAGATCCTATTATGATCCTATCTCCATTGGTGGGAGTGATAGTGTTGGCTCATCTGCTAACTCAAAGAAGTACCACAGTTCACCTAACATATCTGCGGTAATTGCTGCGAGCAGAGATGCTTTGTTGAATGAAGCAAGTTTGGGTCCTGCTGCAAATCTAGCATACCTGACTAGTTTGGCATCTGAAAAATCACGGTATGTGGACTTAGCAGTCAGACCATCATCTCCACTTACTGAGTTGTCACAACATAATGTTCAGAGAGAGATGCTCTCTACACATTCGGGTACAAACACCAAAACCAAATTCCTTTGGTCCCAACAGCCATTTGAACAATTATTTGGTGTGTTAAGTTCAGAGGTGAATAGGAGTGAGGTGAACACTGGCCAGGGAGCATGTAGTGCCATGAAGGATGATTTCTCTTACACACAGTTTGAGGCAGAACTTCTTAAGTCTCTTAGATTTTGCATCATGAAGCTCTTGAAGCTGGAAGGATCGGAGTGGCTGTTTCGTCAGAATGGCGGTTGTGATGAAAATCTAATTGATAAAGTCTCTGAAACCGAGAGAGTTTCACAGGGAGGAACCAGTGATGACAGAGATACCAGTTCTGTGCACAGAGTGCCAAATTGCGGAGATGGTTGTGTTTGGCAGGCTTCActgattgttagttttggtgtctgGTGTATCCATCGGGTGCTAGACCTGTCCCGTGTGGAAAGTAGACCAGAACTTTGGGGCAAGTATACATATGTTCTCAACCGTCTTCAG GGAATCATTGATCCTTCACTCTCCAATCCCCGGAAACCCCTAATGGCGTGTGCATGCCTCCTGAAAGCAGGCTCGGTTGGCAAACCCATCCCCGGCAGCTTCATCACGGCAGCCATGATACTGGAGGTGATCAAGGGCGTGGAACAAGCCGTCTCAGGCCGCAAGGGCCGGAGCGGAACAGCAGCTGGAGATGTGGCCTTTCCCAAAGGGAAGGCGAACCTGCTCTCTGTGCTCAAGCGATACAAGCGCAGGCTTGGCAACAAGACGCCGCCTAGGCGGTAG
- the LOC8063419 gene encoding protein ETHYLENE-INSENSITIVE 2 isoform X3, with product MISVRSIESLAAGDGRPNLFRTLGPTLLISMGYIDLGKWLATMDAGSRFGYDQVLLVLLFNFSAILFQYQSICIGMVTGKNLKEVSGITVGFNLVFEYGGIITGLCFSSVVVYLLPHVISRLGRRMAGTFNACIAGFTLLCFVLGLLVSQPKVPVNVNVMFPKLSGESAYSLMALLGANVITYGFYVHSSVVQVQRRSLAPTLGSLFHDHLFSVLFVFTGVFLVNYVLLSSAADESSNITLVNYQDGIELMNQMFESPVAPVLLLVILIFSSHIISLTSIIGSDVILKNTFGVKLPDSAHHLLLKGFAIIPCIYCGKVAGFEGIYQLLIICPVIQAMFLPSTVIPLIRISSSRLIMGCYKISLYVEILATLAFLLMLFANIIFVAEILFGDSTWTNNLKGNTGSGPVLLPYIVIVLTSFASIAFTLFLAVTPLKSASNEAENENLSVCSHSEALNIAHYREETSLESVPLEEVQWSSIAVAPRDSLEGHQKSALEYTECSDTATESDHDAQEPTSHRTVDPEAHLSPPAFRDEPKFVEVDWTEPMSIVCTDTIVEQSTAENIKVKSATEKIVPVEPDVCAQKDSEVSHDLEFDKSYGGKVPSFPSGGPPSLMLSRGDDTDAGNVSGFISKQSGLGRAARRQLAAILDEFWGQLFDYRGKLTQEANNKSFNYLIGLDLRAAGSAVRKDNLSIEASSNSMMRDVMQGSATVLNTWDSHDKDITNQDTGICLQVGTMGPPTWSQSMHLPNRDIPSSGRTFFEQNAKLFSNFHTPSYSSNQFYQPATIHGYQLANYLKGINASRNPYSSTPLDPWQPPRSSESAIPTYTGSAMNAHTHNLLGSFGDSSLQSPTLNRSSTMAVERSYYDPISIGGSDSVGSSANSKKYHSSPNISAVIAASRDALLNEASLGPAANLAYLTSLASEKSRYVDLAVRPSSPLTELSQHNVQREMLSTHSGTNTKTKFLWSQQPFEQLFGVLSSEVNRSEVNTGQGACSAMKDDFSYTQFEAELLKSLRFCIMKLLKLEGSEWLFRQNGGCDENLIDKVSETERVSQGGTSDDRDTSSVHRVPNCGDGCVWQASLIVSFGVWCIHRVLDLSRVESRPELWGKYTYVLNRLQGIIDPSLSNPRKPLMACACLLKAGSVGKPIPGSFITAAMILEVIKGVEQAVSGRKGRSGTAAGDVAFPKGKANLLSVLKRYKRRLGNKTPPRR from the exons TGTTCCGTACCCTTGGGCCAACACTCCTGATTTCAATGGGGTATATTGACCTTGGAAAGTGGTTGGCGACTATGGACGCTGGATCTCGATTTGGGTATGATCAAGTGTTGCTGGTGCTGCTTTTCAATTTCTCAGCCATTCTATTCCAGTATCAATCAATTTGTATTGGTATGGTCACTGGGAAGAATCTTAAAGAG GTTTCAGGCATAACAGTTGGTTTCAACCTTGTTTTTGAATATGGTGGTATTATAACAGGCCTATGTTTTTCAAGTGTTGTAGTCTATCTGCTGCCACATGTTATCTCCCGTCTG GGCAGGAGGATGGCTGGAACATTCAATGCCTGCATAGCAGGCTTTACACTTCTTTGCTTTGTGCTTGGTTTATTAGTCAGTCAACCAAAGGTCCCTGTCAATGTGAATGTGATGTTCCCCAAGTTGAGTGGTGAGAGTGCTTACTCGCTGATGGCACTTCTTGGCGCAAATGTAATAACATACGGTTTTTATGTTCATTCATCGGTTGTTCAG GTGCAAAGAAGATCTCTAGCTCCTACCCTTGGTTCCCTGTTTCATGATCACCTGTTTTCTGTATTATTCGTATTTACTGGGGTTTTTCTTGTGAACTATGTTCTATTGAGCTCAGCAGCAGATGAATCCAGTAATATAACACTTGTTAACTATCAAGATGGTATTGAGTTAATGAACCAG ATGTTTGAGAGTCCTGTGGCACCAGTTTTGTTGTTAGTGATCCTAATCTTCTCAAGCCACATCATCTCGTTGACATCTATTATCGGTAGTGATGTGATTTTAAAGAACACTTTTGGTGTTAAACTGCCAGATTCTGCACATCATCTCCTACTTAAGGGTTTCGCCATCATTCCTTGTATCTACTGTGGAAAGGTCGCTGGTTTTGAAGGGATATATCAGTTACTTATTATCTGTCCAGTTATCCAGGCTATGTTCCTTCCTTCCACTGTTATCCCCCTTATCCGTATTTCCTCATCAAGATTAATCATGGGCTGCTACAAAATATCTTTATATGTTGAAATACTTGCCACTCTTGCATTTCTTCTTATGCTGTTTGCAAATATCATTTTTGTGGCGGAAATCCTGTTTGGTGATAGCACCTGGACAAACAACCTCAAAGGAAACACCGGATCCGGCCCTGTTTTACTTCCATATATTGTCATAGTCCTAACTTCTTTTGCAAGTATTGCTTTTACGCTATTCCTTGCTGTTACTCCACTAAAGTCAGCAAGTAATGAAGCTGAAAACGAGAATTTGTCTGTGTGCTCACATAGTGAAGCATTGAACATTGCTCACTATAGAGAAGAGACTTCTCTTGAAAGTGTTCCACTTGAAGAAGTTCAGTGGTCGTCTATTGCTGTTGCTCCGAGGGATTCGTTGGAAGGTCATCAGAAATCAGCTTTGGAGTATACCGAGTGTTCTGATACCGCTACAGAGTCTGATCATGATGCTCAAGAACCAACATCTCATAGGACagtggatcctgaagctcacCTCTCACCGCCTGCATTCCGTGATGAGCCAAAATTTGTTGAGGTTGACTGGACAGAGCCAATGTCAATAGTTTGTACTGACACCATAGTAGAACAAAGTACTGCAGAGAACATCAAAGTGAAGAGCGCGACTGAGAAGATTGTTCCAGTGGAACCAGATGTTTGCGCACAGAAGGATTCTGAGGTGTCACATGATTTGGAATTTGACAAGTCCTATGGAGGTAAGGTACCTTCTTTCCCTTCTGGTGGCCCACCATCTCTTATGTTGAGCAGGGGAGATGATACTGATGCTGGTAATGTCAGTGGTTTCATCTCAAAACAGTCTGGTTTGGGACGTGCAGCAAGGAGACAGTTAGCAGCAATTCTTGATGAGTTCTGGGGGCAACTTTTTGATTATCGTGGTAAACTTACACAAGAGGCCAACAATAAAAGCTTCAACTATTTGATTGGACTGGACTTGAGAGCAGCTGGTTCTGCTGTGAGGAAAGATAACCTATCAATTGAAGCTTCCAGTAACTCAATGATGAGAGATGTAATGCAAGGGTCAGCTACTGTATTGAACACATGGGATTCTCATGATAAAGATATCACTAATCAAGACACAGGTATCTGTCTGCAGGTGGGTACCATGGGTCCACCAACATGGTCTCAAAGCATGCATTTACCAAATAGAGATATTCCAAGTTCAGGCAGAACCTTCTTTGAGCAAAATGCTAAATTATTTTCAAATTTTCATACTCCATCTTACTCCAGTAACCAGTTTTATCAACCGGCTACCATTCATGGGTATCAGCTAGCAAACTATTTGAAAGGGATAAATGCAAGTCGAAATCCATACTCTAGCACTCCATTGGACCCATGGCAACCTCCTAGATCTTCTGAATCTGCTATTCCCACCTATACTGGCTCTGCAATGAATGCTCATACGCATAATCTCCTTGGTTCATTTGGAGATAGCTCTTTGCAAAGCCCGACATTGAACCGCTCAAGTACAATGGCAGTGGAAAGATCCTATTATGATCCTATCTCCATTGGTGGGAGTGATAGTGTTGGCTCATCTGCTAACTCAAAGAAGTACCACAGTTCACCTAACATATCTGCGGTAATTGCTGCGAGCAGAGATGCTTTGTTGAATGAAGCAAGTTTGGGTCCTGCTGCAAATCTAGCATACCTGACTAGTTTGGCATCTGAAAAATCACGGTATGTGGACTTAGCAGTCAGACCATCATCTCCACTTACTGAGTTGTCACAACATAATGTTCAGAGAGAGATGCTCTCTACACATTCGGGTACAAACACCAAAACCAAATTCCTTTGGTCCCAACAGCCATTTGAACAATTATTTGGTGTGTTAAGTTCAGAGGTGAATAGGAGTGAGGTGAACACTGGCCAGGGAGCATGTAGTGCCATGAAGGATGATTTCTCTTACACACAGTTTGAGGCAGAACTTCTTAAGTCTCTTAGATTTTGCATCATGAAGCTCTTGAAGCTGGAAGGATCGGAGTGGCTGTTTCGTCAGAATGGCGGTTGTGATGAAAATCTAATTGATAAAGTCTCTGAAACCGAGAGAGTTTCACAGGGAGGAACCAGTGATGACAGAGATACCAGTTCTGTGCACAGAGTGCCAAATTGCGGAGATGGTTGTGTTTGGCAGGCTTCActgattgttagttttggtgtctgGTGTATCCATCGGGTGCTAGACCTGTCCCGTGTGGAAAGTAGACCAGAACTTTGGGGCAAGTATACATATGTTCTCAACCGTCTTCAG GGAATCATTGATCCTTCACTCTCCAATCCCCGGAAACCCCTAATGGCGTGTGCATGCCTCCTGAAAGCAGGCTCGGTTGGCAAACCCATCCCCGGCAGCTTCATCACGGCAGCCATGATACTGGAGGTGATCAAGGGCGTGGAACAAGCCGTCTCAGGCCGCAAGGGCCGGAGCGGAACAGCAGCTGGAGATGTGGCCTTTCCCAAAGGGAAGGCGAACCTGCTCTCTGTGCTCAAGCGATACAAGCGCAGGCTTGGCAACAAGACGCCGCCTAGGCGGTAG